From the genome of Thermoflexus hugenholtzii, one region includes:
- a CDS encoding ATP-grasp domain-containing protein has protein sequence MSRRPWSLRTVRQVILLYNMDGAWPPEDQAYARECVCRLQGGMEAHGLTVRPVEVRRDVRGALQGFDPEEWVVFNWCEALEGDPYGEPRVARALEALGFLYTGSGPWALTVAGHKALMKAFLTLNGIPTPAWRVCHRLADLEGWEVFPAIVKPAREHGSIGITPEAVAPSPRALRERVEYVLEVLRQPALVEAFIPGRELNVSLWGNGDPEPLPISEIHFDGLSEEERIVDQFAKWDRGSERYRRTVPVVPAPLDERTEAEVVHVAALAYRALRVRDYGRVDIRLAPDGTPYVIDVNPNPDLSPDAGFVRSAAAAGYDYGRMAVHILRIALARRRRRVPAPVSPFARLGAG, from the coding sequence ATGTCCCGGCGTCCATGGAGCCTGAGGACCGTGCGTCAGGTGATCCTGCTTTACAACATGGATGGCGCATGGCCTCCGGAAGATCAGGCGTATGCCCGGGAGTGCGTCTGCAGACTGCAGGGAGGGATGGAAGCCCATGGGCTCACCGTTCGTCCCGTCGAGGTCCGTCGGGATGTGCGGGGCGCGTTGCAGGGCTTTGATCCCGAGGAGTGGGTGGTGTTCAACTGGTGCGAGGCCCTGGAGGGGGATCCCTATGGGGAGCCCCGGGTGGCCCGCGCCCTGGAGGCCCTGGGCTTCCTGTATACGGGGTCCGGCCCGTGGGCGCTGACCGTGGCAGGCCACAAAGCCCTGATGAAGGCTTTCCTCACGTTGAACGGGATCCCCACGCCGGCCTGGCGGGTGTGTCATCGGCTGGCGGACCTGGAGGGGTGGGAGGTCTTTCCGGCCATCGTCAAGCCGGCGCGGGAGCACGGCAGCATCGGGATCACCCCGGAGGCGGTGGCCCCATCTCCCCGGGCGCTGCGGGAGCGGGTGGAGTATGTGCTGGAGGTCCTCCGGCAACCGGCCCTGGTGGAAGCCTTCATCCCGGGTCGGGAGCTGAACGTCAGCCTGTGGGGGAACGGGGATCCGGAGCCGCTGCCGATCTCGGAGATCCATTTCGACGGCCTGTCCGAGGAGGAGCGGATCGTCGATCAGTTCGCCAAGTGGGATCGGGGGAGCGAGCGGTATCGGCGGACGGTTCCGGTGGTGCCGGCGCCGCTGGATGAGCGGACGGAGGCGGAGGTGGTGCATGTCGCGGCCCTGGCGTATCGGGCGCTGCGGGTGCGGGATTACGGGCGGGTGGACATCCGGCTGGCGCCGGATGGGACGCCCTATGTGATCGATGTGAACCCGAATCCGGACCTGTCGCCGGATGCGGGGTTCGTGCGGTCAGCGGCGGCGGCGGGGTATGACTATGGGCGGATGGCGGTGCATATCCTGCGCATCGCCCTGGCCCGGCGCCGCCGGCGGGTCCCGGCTCCCGTCTCCCCCTTCGCCCGCCTGGGGGCGGGGTGA
- the amrB gene encoding AmmeMemoRadiSam system protein B: MGEAGRYPKLRPVDLRPMNRNGRSYILVRDPLRLSDQMVLIPQPLAPVLTLCDGTRDLRAIRAALMVRYGVRIDEETLRALIATLDELYLLDNSRFAEAQARALEDYRRAPFRPPMLAGEVYPADPEDLRRMIRRFHEAAAPDDPVPEGRGLLSPHIDYARGGRTYARVWARAAPFVREADLVILLGTDHYGEDGAITLTRQHYATPFGVLPTARPIVDALAQVLGEEAAFAGELRHRGEHSIELAAVWLHAIREEKPVELVPILCGPFASFIEGDLDPMADLRIARFLETLRAAVAGRRAVVVAAGDLSHVGPAFGGRPLDLRGRARLKAEDESLIAHMVAGDAAGFFARIRETRDRNNVCGVSPIYLALRLLEPTVGEPVDYDLCPADEAGTSVVSICGILWR, encoded by the coding sequence GTGGGCGAGGCGGGGCGGTATCCGAAGCTGCGGCCGGTGGATCTGCGGCCGATGAACCGGAACGGCCGCTCCTACATCCTGGTCCGGGATCCCCTTCGTCTCTCGGACCAGATGGTTCTCATCCCCCAGCCCCTGGCCCCCGTCCTCACCCTGTGCGATGGCACCCGGGATCTGCGGGCCATCCGGGCCGCCCTGATGGTGCGCTACGGCGTCCGGATCGACGAGGAGACGCTGCGCGCCCTGATCGCCACGCTGGACGAGCTGTATCTCCTGGACAACTCCCGCTTCGCGGAGGCCCAGGCCCGCGCCCTGGAGGACTACCGCCGCGCCCCCTTCCGCCCGCCGATGCTCGCCGGGGAAGTCTACCCCGCCGACCCGGAGGATCTGCGCCGGATGATCCGCCGCTTCCACGAAGCGGCCGCGCCGGACGACCCCGTCCCCGAAGGGCGCGGGCTGCTCAGCCCCCACATCGATTACGCCCGGGGCGGCCGAACCTACGCCCGGGTCTGGGCCCGGGCCGCCCCCTTCGTCCGGGAGGCGGACCTGGTGATCCTCCTGGGGACGGATCATTACGGGGAGGATGGCGCCATCACCCTGACCCGCCAGCATTACGCCACGCCCTTCGGGGTGTTGCCCACCGCCCGGCCCATCGTGGACGCCCTGGCCCAGGTCCTGGGCGAGGAGGCCGCCTTCGCCGGCGAGCTCCGCCATCGCGGTGAGCACTCCATCGAACTGGCCGCCGTGTGGCTCCACGCGATCCGCGAGGAGAAACCGGTGGAGCTGGTGCCCATCCTGTGCGGCCCCTTCGCCTCCTTCATCGAGGGGGATCTCGATCCGATGGCCGATCTCCGCATCGCACGCTTCCTGGAGACCCTGCGGGCGGCCGTCGCCGGGCGACGGGCCGTGGTCGTCGCCGCGGGGGATCTCTCCCACGTGGGCCCGGCCTTCGGAGGGCGTCCGCTGGATCTGCGCGGGCGGGCGCGCCTGAAGGCGGAGGACGAATCCCTCATCGCCCACATGGTCGCCGGGGACGCCGCCGGCTTCTTCGCCCGGATCCGGGAGACCCGCGATCGGAACAACGTCTGCGGGGTCTCCCCCATCTACCTGGCCCTCCGCCTCCTGGAGCCGACCGTCGGGGAGCCGGTGGATTACGATCTCTGCCCCGCCGATGAGGCGGGGACCTCCGTGGTCTCGATCTGTGGAATCCTCTGGCGATGA
- a CDS encoding glycosyltransferase family 39 protein, translated as MSGTGALLAFFVGWSLSFGLGRALAALRRWRPRRPDPRILLLLLAAFALRVGGLTAQSLWRDEVDALRFGRDLTAEVAAAFRVGAGAGWTRLAELLARPGFNGPLYFLGLFQWVRLAGDSEFALRFPSAALGVLSVALGFALFRRHLTRPAARMAALGLAFSPFLVWYGQEAKMYALLVTLFLAAWGAMEAARRDPGGWLEAVLWIALGLYSHILFALFVPALLALGIHRADRRSLRLLVLVLGLVLLVDLPLLAWQIPQLVRWSGGIRAACGETGFPRVPPLQGLGMLAWGFSVGVWGGFPDWGLVPFSALAALGLMAGRAGGRFRAALGIWALSPWAFLSLISLCRPLFVERYLIAAAPAWIALAAAGWARIPGRLPRALALACVLTPMAVGLWAQTALPLKSDFRSAARVVAEGYRPGDLILFHIGYVQHVFDYYFRRPYEGAWAPATIYRTPEGTYAMGEAEVDARMRALIRGHEVVWLIYSEAAMWDDRDLVRRWLDTHGQLRERWSFALVEVRRYEGFHLP; from the coding sequence ATGAGCGGGACGGGCGCGCTCCTCGCCTTCTTCGTCGGATGGAGCCTGAGCTTCGGCCTCGGCCGGGCCCTCGCGGCGCTCCGGCGATGGCGCCCCCGGCGCCCGGATCCGCGGATCCTGCTCCTGCTGCTGGCGGCCTTCGCCCTCCGCGTCGGCGGGCTCACCGCCCAGTCCCTCTGGCGGGATGAGGTCGACGCCCTGCGCTTCGGCCGCGATCTCACCGCCGAGGTCGCGGCGGCCTTCCGGGTCGGGGCAGGGGCCGGATGGACGCGGCTGGCGGAGCTCCTCGCCCGCCCCGGGTTCAACGGGCCGCTCTATTTCCTGGGGCTGTTCCAGTGGGTCCGCCTGGCGGGCGATTCCGAGTTCGCCCTCCGCTTCCCCTCCGCCGCCCTGGGGGTCCTGAGCGTCGCCCTGGGCTTCGCCCTGTTCCGCCGGCATCTGACGCGGCCGGCCGCCCGGATGGCCGCCCTCGGGCTGGCCTTCTCTCCCTTCCTGGTCTGGTATGGCCAGGAAGCGAAGATGTATGCGCTGCTGGTGACCCTCTTCCTGGCCGCGTGGGGGGCGATGGAGGCCGCCCGCCGGGATCCCGGCGGATGGCTGGAGGCCGTCCTCTGGATCGCCCTGGGCCTCTACAGCCACATCCTCTTCGCGCTCTTCGTGCCGGCGCTGCTCGCCTTAGGGATCCATCGGGCGGATCGAAGGTCCCTGCGCCTCCTCGTCCTGGTCCTCGGCCTGGTGCTCCTCGTCGATCTTCCCCTTCTGGCCTGGCAGATCCCCCAGCTCGTCCGATGGAGCGGGGGGATCCGCGCGGCCTGCGGCGAAACCGGCTTCCCCCGCGTCCCGCCGTTGCAGGGCCTGGGGATGCTGGCCTGGGGGTTCAGCGTAGGGGTGTGGGGAGGCTTCCCGGATTGGGGGTTGGTTCCGTTCTCCGCCCTGGCCGCCCTGGGTCTGATGGCCGGGCGCGCGGGCGGGCGGTTCCGCGCCGCGCTGGGGATCTGGGCCCTGAGCCCGTGGGCGTTTCTTTCTCTCATTTCGCTGTGCCGCCCGCTCTTCGTCGAGCGCTATCTGATCGCGGCGGCGCCGGCCTGGATCGCCCTCGCCGCGGCGGGCTGGGCCCGGATCCCGGGACGGCTCCCGCGCGCCCTGGCCCTGGCCTGCGTCCTGACCCCGATGGCCGTCGGCCTCTGGGCCCAGACGGCGCTCCCGCTGAAATCGGACTTCCGGTCAGCCGCCCGGGTGGTGGCCGAGGGCTATCGCCCCGGAGATCTCATCCTCTTCCACATCGGGTATGTCCAGCATGTCTTCGATTACTACTTCCGCCGGCCCTACGAAGGCGCCTGGGCGCCGGCCACGATCTACCGGACCCCCGAGGGAACGTATGCGATGGGAGAGGCGGAGGTCGACGCCCGGATGCGCGCGCTGATCCGGGGCCACGAGGTCGTCTGGCTGATCTACTCCGAAGCCGCCATGTGGGACGACCGGGATCTGGTCCGGCGCTGGCTGGACACCCACGGTCAGCTTCGAGAACGCTGGAGCTTCGCCCTGGTGGAAGTGCGCCGCTACGAAGGGTTCCATCTCCCATAG
- a CDS encoding ferredoxin family protein: MAVKGWIQVDERFCKGCELCVHFCPQQVLGLASDRLTPKGYHPAQLLDPERCTGCEVCAVVCPEGAITVYRQVRPRVPEMVMQG, from the coding sequence ATGGCGGTCAAAGGCTGGATCCAGGTGGACGAGCGGTTCTGCAAGGGCTGTGAGCTGTGCGTGCATTTCTGCCCGCAGCAGGTCCTGGGGCTGGCATCGGATCGCCTGACGCCCAAGGGCTATCACCCGGCGCAGCTCCTCGATCCGGAGCGGTGCACCGGATGCGAGGTGTGCGCGGTGGTGTGCCCGGAGGGAGCGATCACGGTTTATCGTCAGGTCCGCCCGCGGGTGCCCGAAATGGTGATGCAAGGATGA
- a CDS encoding 3-methyl-2-oxobutanoate dehydrogenase subunit VorB: MARELLKGNEAMAEAAIRAGVEAYFGYPITPQTELLEYMARRMPELGRVFVQAESEIAAINMVYGAACTGARVMTSSSGPGISLMMEGLSYIAGTEVPCVIIDVMRGGPGLGNIAPSQGDYNQIVRGGGHGDYRVITLAPATVQEAIDLTVLAFDLAERYRTIAVVLTDGSIGQMMEPAELPPMREPPRIRPDWAVTGAQGRPRRVLTSIYLDPYEEEKTNRRLLERWQQIQAREVRYREYYLDDAELVVVSFGIAGRVALSAVRAARAEGIRVGLLRPLTLSPFPYAAIEALSRQAEAFLVVEMNSGQMLDDVMLAVARRAPVAFYGRMGGVVPFPEEILEEIRRLVREPPPLEAAPREAWFRRMGMRGAGNGSGPSGMREAANP; the protein is encoded by the coding sequence ATGGCGCGGGAGCTGCTGAAGGGCAACGAGGCGATGGCGGAGGCGGCCATCCGGGCCGGCGTCGAGGCGTATTTCGGGTATCCCATCACCCCACAGACCGAGCTGCTGGAGTATATGGCCCGACGCATGCCGGAGCTGGGGCGGGTGTTCGTGCAGGCGGAGAGCGAGATCGCGGCCATCAACATGGTCTACGGCGCGGCCTGCACCGGCGCCCGGGTGATGACCTCCTCCTCCGGACCGGGCATCAGCTTGATGATGGAGGGCCTTTCCTACATCGCGGGCACGGAGGTGCCCTGTGTGATCATCGACGTGATGCGCGGCGGCCCCGGCCTGGGGAACATCGCGCCCTCCCAGGGGGATTACAACCAGATCGTGCGCGGCGGCGGCCACGGAGATTACCGGGTGATCACCCTGGCCCCGGCGACGGTGCAGGAGGCCATCGACCTCACGGTCCTGGCCTTCGACCTGGCCGAGCGCTACCGCACCATCGCCGTGGTGCTGACGGATGGGAGCATCGGCCAGATGATGGAGCCCGCCGAGCTGCCGCCGATGCGCGAGCCCCCGCGGATCCGTCCGGACTGGGCGGTGACCGGCGCCCAGGGCCGCCCCCGGCGTGTCCTGACTTCGATCTACCTCGACCCCTATGAGGAGGAGAAGACCAACCGGCGTCTGCTGGAGCGCTGGCAGCAGATCCAGGCCCGGGAGGTGCGCTATCGGGAGTATTACCTGGATGACGCCGAGCTGGTGGTGGTGAGCTTCGGCATCGCGGGGCGGGTGGCCCTCTCGGCGGTGCGGGCCGCCCGGGCCGAGGGCATCCGGGTGGGGCTGCTCCGTCCGCTCACCCTCAGCCCCTTCCCCTATGCCGCCATCGAGGCCCTGAGCCGTCAGGCGGAGGCCTTCCTCGTGGTGGAGATGAACTCCGGCCAGATGCTGGACGACGTCATGCTGGCGGTGGCCCGGCGCGCCCCGGTGGCCTTCTACGGGCGGATGGGCGGCGTGGTGCCGTTCCCCGAGGAGATCCTGGAGGAGATCCGCCGCCTGGTCCGGGAGCCGCCGCCTCTGGAGGCGGCTCCCCGTGAGGCCTGGTTCCGCCGCATGGGGATGCGGGGGGCAGGCAACGGAAGCGGCCCATCCGGCATGCGGGAAGCGGCGAACCCCTGA
- a CDS encoding thiamine pyrophosphate-dependent enzyme has product MVATIPLERTYEKVYERPRVLLEVHTHYCPGCTHGVAHRLIAEVLEEMGLREITIGVASVGCSVFAYNYFDVDFVEAPHGRAPAMATGIKRMLPDRIVFTYQGDGDLASIGMGEIIHTAARGENITVIFINNANYGMTGGQMAPTTVPGQRTTTTPQGRDVRRSGYPIRMAELLAGLEGPSYVVRRSLHDPKNIRLAKKAIRLAFEAQRRGLGFSFVELLSTCPTNWGLSPIEAMHWVEEMMIPVFPLGDFKVAPELKALRV; this is encoded by the coding sequence ATGGTGGCGACGATCCCGCTGGAGCGGACTTACGAGAAAGTCTACGAGCGGCCGCGCGTCCTCCTTGAGGTGCACACGCATTACTGCCCGGGGTGCACCCACGGCGTGGCCCATCGCCTGATCGCGGAGGTCCTGGAGGAGATGGGCCTGCGGGAGATCACCATCGGGGTGGCCTCCGTGGGCTGCTCCGTCTTCGCCTATAACTACTTCGATGTGGATTTCGTGGAAGCTCCCCACGGCCGGGCGCCGGCGATGGCCACCGGCATCAAGCGGATGCTGCCGGACCGCATCGTCTTCACCTACCAGGGGGACGGGGACCTGGCCTCCATCGGGATGGGGGAGATCATCCACACGGCGGCCCGCGGGGAGAACATCACGGTCATCTTCATCAACAACGCCAACTACGGGATGACCGGCGGGCAGATGGCCCCGACCACCGTCCCCGGCCAGCGGACGACCACCACGCCTCAAGGCCGGGACGTGCGCCGCTCGGGCTATCCCATCCGCATGGCGGAGCTGCTGGCTGGCCTGGAGGGGCCCAGCTACGTGGTGCGCCGCAGCCTCCACGATCCGAAGAACATCCGCCTGGCGAAGAAGGCGATCCGGCTGGCCTTCGAAGCCCAGCGGCGCGGCCTCGGCTTCTCCTTCGTGGAGCTGCTCTCCACCTGCCCGACCAACTGGGGGCTCTCGCCCATCGAGGCGATGCACTGGGTGGAGGAGATGATGATCCCGGTCTTCCCCCTGGGGGATTTCAAGGTGGCCCCCGAGCTGAAGGCCCTGCGAGTCTGA
- a CDS encoding 2-oxoacid:acceptor oxidoreductase family protein, whose translation MQVEIVIAGFGGQGILFAGQVLAYAAMDAGKEVTWFPSYGPEMRGGTANCTVIISDEEIGSPLVQHPRAAIVMNRPSLDKYEPLVRPGGLLIVNASMAGRAVERTDLEVVALPASEMAEALGDRRLANMVLVGALLARLPVLTLDQVEQALREHMPGRHRHLIEQNIRALREGARAAQETLIVLPR comes from the coding sequence ATGCAGGTCGAGATCGTCATCGCCGGGTTCGGCGGCCAGGGCATCCTGTTCGCCGGGCAGGTGCTGGCTTACGCGGCCATGGACGCCGGCAAGGAGGTGACCTGGTTCCCCTCCTACGGGCCGGAGATGCGCGGGGGGACCGCCAACTGCACAGTGATCATCTCGGATGAGGAGATCGGATCGCCCCTGGTGCAGCATCCCCGCGCTGCCATCGTGATGAACCGACCCTCCCTGGACAAATACGAGCCGCTGGTCCGGCCGGGAGGGCTTCTAATTGTCAACGCCTCGATGGCCGGGCGGGCGGTGGAGCGGACGGATCTGGAGGTGGTGGCCCTTCCGGCCAGCGAGATGGCGGAAGCCCTGGGGGATCGGCGGCTGGCCAACATGGTGCTGGTGGGGGCTCTGCTCGCCCGGCTCCCGGTGCTGACGCTGGACCAGGTGGAGCAGGCGTTGCGGGAGCATATGCCGGGCCGCCATCGGCATCTCATCGAGCAGAACATCCGGGCCCTGCGGGAAGGGGCCCGCGCCGCTCAGGAAACCCTCATCGTCCTCCCGCGTTAA
- a CDS encoding J domain-containing protein, whose amino-acid sequence MEFKDYYAILGVSPDASEEEIKRAYRKLARQYHPDVNPGDKAAEEKFKEINEAYEVLSDPEKRRKYDELRRQYEAWRRAGYDPGQFDWSPWVQPGGVRVEVGDLEDLFSDFFEMLFGGMPRRTRGWTATRLRGRDVEQPITLTLEEAFQGTTCIVRTRDGRRLEVRIPPGVRTGSRVRVPGAGEPGYGGPPGDLYLVIEVAPHPLFERRDQDLYAPLTVDLYTAVLGGEVPFRHLDGRTLMVRIPPETQNGALIRLRGEGMPSPNRPGERGDLYLRVTVEIPRNLTPRERELFAELARMRRGR is encoded by the coding sequence ATGGAGTTCAAGGACTACTATGCCATCCTCGGCGTGAGCCCGGATGCCAGCGAAGAGGAGATCAAGCGGGCCTATCGCAAGCTGGCCCGCCAATACCACCCCGACGTGAACCCGGGGGATAAGGCGGCGGAGGAGAAATTCAAGGAGATCAACGAGGCCTACGAGGTGCTCTCGGACCCCGAGAAGCGGCGCAAATACGATGAGCTCCGCCGCCAGTATGAAGCCTGGCGCCGGGCCGGCTACGATCCCGGCCAGTTCGACTGGTCCCCCTGGGTCCAGCCCGGCGGGGTGCGGGTGGAGGTCGGGGACCTGGAGGATCTTTTCTCCGACTTCTTCGAAATGCTGTTCGGCGGGATGCCCCGGCGGACCCGAGGGTGGACGGCCACGCGGCTTCGGGGGCGGGATGTGGAGCAGCCCATCACCCTTACCCTGGAGGAGGCCTTCCAGGGGACCACCTGCATCGTCCGGACGCGGGACGGGCGGCGGCTGGAGGTCCGCATCCCGCCCGGGGTGCGCACCGGATCTCGGGTGCGGGTCCCGGGGGCGGGGGAGCCCGGCTACGGCGGCCCGCCAGGGGATCTCTACCTGGTGATCGAGGTCGCGCCCCATCCCCTGTTTGAGCGTCGGGATCAGGACCTCTACGCCCCCCTGACCGTCGACCTCTACACGGCGGTCCTGGGCGGCGAGGTCCCCTTCCGCCATCTGGATGGACGAACCCTGATGGTGCGGATCCCGCCGGAGACCCAGAACGGCGCGCTGATCCGCCTGCGCGGGGAGGGCATGCCTTCCCCGAACCGGCCGGGGGAGCGGGGCGATCTGTATCTGCGGGTCACGGTGGAGATCCCGCGAAACCTGACCCCCCGGGAGCGGGAGCTCTTCGCGGAGCTGGCCCGCATGCGTCGGGGGCGTTGA